AGGATTAGCACTTAAACCAGCTAATAGCATCAAATCAATCCTCATATGGCAAAGTATTGATTCATCCACAATGTCCTAAgccaatttttatttgaattccgGCATATCTCAAAGCATAcccaaaaataaaattgaaaaaaaattcaaaaaaccatgaaaataattTCATATAGTCATTACGGGAGGGAAATGGATTGGAGAATAGTCATTAGCATGAAAACTTTCATTAATATTATTTAACCTGTCCCCACTCTCAACAAAAGACTATAAGTAATTTCAACTGACACCATATACCAGAACCAAGAGGAAACAATTTTGCTCTAAGAATATTATTACATATTTAAAGGAACCAATAGGATCAGTGAAGTGACTAAAGCAAAACAAGAAAAGCCAAAGTGTGGGTTTAGTTCATGTGATGCAACTCCTCTTGGTGTCATAATGCATAGGAACAGAAACTTTTCAAGTACAATACAAGGACACCATAGCTGTTCATAATTTTACCAATAACACCATATGTTCACTTTTTCATCAGCAGTTTTCCCTTTACACTTACTATTGCACTATAATTTCATTTTAACTGGTATTGAAAGAGAGGAAATTTCATTTTAACTGCAAATTCCTGCATATAATTTTATGCATCATGGAGGAACAAGGAGGTCATTAAACTAATAGTAACTTACACCAGTGGAAAACCAATCACTCTTGGGAGTAGGAGTGATTAAAGATCGTATGGCATCAATGATTGAGACAGCAGTTGATGCAGCCGACGATCTTCCCCATTTCTGAATAAGCACACCACCTCTCTGCCAACCAAACATATCCCTATCAGCTTTAGCTTGAAGAAACTACATATTGTGTTCTACATAGTTAACTACAAATGCTAGTTACAAATTTTACCTTTTGAACCTTTTCAGTGAACTCTTCTTCCAACCATTTATGATCCCTAATCACATCTATGACGAGCAGACCATCGATTTTGGCATTTAAGAAGTCGGGGACCTGTTAACAGTTTAACATCTCatcataaaggagaattaaagatACTCAGTTCATGCACTCCAATATATCACCTAATAGGAAGGATTCCATGTGCCgccatcttttttttttccctcatTCTTCTCTACTTATTAATGTTCTTCTATAATAATATTAGTAATAAAAAGATGGATTAATGTATATTAGTCCGTATATATTAGTGTAATTGTAAGAAATCGGAATGTTTTTGTCAAAAACAATACCTTCCAACATTAACAGCTAGATCACCTCTAATAGTTTCAGGTGCAGATTTCTGCGGATCAGTGGCTCCAATTAATTTTCGGCCATAAGTTATGACTCCTTCTTCTTTTCAAACCTGTTTTATGAATTCAAGGAAAAATCAGACTAGTCTAGAAACAATAatatattgttttgtgttttgTGTTTGATTCCGAAagtaagaaaaaggaagagtCAGTTATAAATTGTAAGGTGTAAGCTGTAACCATTGCAATAACAGGACTAGAGTTTAAGAAGTCACAGAGcttattgaaaaaagatctttcaCTGAGATCATGGTAATGCTTCTTGGCAAATTCCTTTGAAAGAACCAACACTTTGATCCCAAATTATCTAAGCAGCAATAAGCAAAGTTTCACCGTGCATGACCAAGAACTCTCTTAATACTGCTATACACTTACAAATGATTTTTCTAATATCCaataatagcaaaataaaattaaaaaactatCCACCACATTCATTTTTCACACAAATAGATCAGATATtgaaaatgacaataacaataaaCTGATGAAGTAAATAATTACCCAGACTAGaattaattgaattaaattgataGCAGAAAGAGAAATTAATGATTCCAATTAGCGAAAAAATTGAAAGATAGAGACCGAAAAAGAGATGAAGTGACCTATTCTGTGTATGTGTGATTCTCTGTAGAGAGTGAGAAGATTCTTTCCGCATGGCAGATTGGAGCCACAAAAGCTTAAAAATTCACAAAAgaacaaacataaaaaatttcaaatgagaagaatttaaaaattgaaagcgATGCGAAACCATACCAATTTGAATTAGGACGAGTACAGTGATTCTTGAACCGGTGGATGATGATGACCAACGAATGGCTGTTGCTGAGGTCAGTGATGAGATCTTGCGACACGAGCGGCGACGGCAGCGGTGAAagacactactagaaaactagttattacagacggatatttccgacggattttatcccacgaaaATACAGAGGGAATTTCAGAggaattttttgtcggaaaaattaaaaaaatggattagcataaattacagacggaaaacaaaatccgtcgataattttgtcggtaaaattaattttttttccgtGGGAAAtagttacagacggaaaatccgtctgtaattaaatagacaaaacgcaacattttattaaattattacagacagaaaatctgtctgtaatttaaaCTTTTCCGTCTGAAATATTAGAATAAGGAGTTAGGTTCTCGAAACTCCCAATGCTTCATTTCACTTTTTCACGTTTTCCTTGAATTACTCCCTGCCATCTCTCTCCCTTGAAGATGTGACGTTTTCCGCTGTCGCCGCCGCCGCGGCTCGCGTTGCACGAGCTCCCTCCGTCGCCCTCATCACGTTTGCTCCCTTCAATGCCATCGTCGTACGAGCTCTCTCTGCCGTGCTCTTGTCTTATGAGCTCCTTCCGCGCCACTCTCGTCGCCGGAGGTTTGTCATCATCTCTTCTCGTCGCCGTTAGTTCAGGTAAGCCTCCGCCTCCTTCTCGTCCATATCCCTAACCCCTTCCATTGTGAATCTATTCTGATTTCATTATCCCTAACCCTAGTCCTGTCCCTTCCCTGTTGTTGCTGCTAATTTCACAGAAAGTTCGTTAATCCCACTTTCTTTGTCTCACTCACACTTTCCTTCACATTCTTAGTCGCTTCTTTTCCCTAACGAATTGCTGACCTTTCACTTACTCGCAAGCAATACGGTGTTGTATCATAGCTAACAGCGAAATTCAGTCAACAAAACCCTAATtggttgtttcttctattttgtttgaggttttaaggaagaagaaagagcGGAAAAGAATGGGTGAGGAGAATAAGGTAGTTGGAGAAGgtgagaagaagaaagaggaaagtGTTGGTGCCACTGCTATTGTTGGTGatggagaggaagaaaagaataagaagaagaagagtaagaaGCAGGGGTTAATTTCTCGAATTTGGAACGGGATATTCAGAAGATGTAGCGATGATTTCGAAAAGAAGCTGCAGTATATTTCCAAAGAGGAAGCTGCGGTTATGGCCAGGGTCAATGGGAGAAACTAGTCGTGGCGGAGAACTTCGCGCCAGATCATCATAATTTCTGTTATATTTGAGGTACATTTTCCATTGCTGGATGAATGGGTTTATCTTTGTGTATTTTTGTTTGTCATGAATCATTTCTCACATGAATAGATTTGTGTATTTTAACATGCCATTCTATGCTAGAATTTCTTTGAACTTGAAGTGCGAAAAACTACAAACTATGACTCATGATAGCTATTTGATGTGTGAGCatatttcctatcttttcctaatgaatttgcatctaacttgttgagtttaattaagaattaattatattttagccactatggatgctattttgagttttgtgcaattttattcattttaggtagcattcggatggatttgatgaagtttctgcagagaaagagaagaaaccaaggagatgaccagcgaataccgacgcggacgcatggctcacgcgaccgcgcggaatagaGGAAATCGTAATGACGCGATCGTGTGCTTGATGCGAACGCATGGACTGGAATCTgaacaaatgacgcgaacgcgtgaccgacgcgtccgcgtgactcgcgaaaaaggaccatcgacgcgtgcgcgtgaccgacgcgttcgcgtgacatgcgccacgtgcagaaaatgcagaaagacgctgggggagatttctgggctattttgacctagttcttagcccagaaatcacagattagaagctgcagaagggacaaatcaagtggtccccaaccCATCAGctaaagacttgttaattaattcgaattgaaatttaaatcttattagaggaaaagatattattttaattttaattttagaaatttgatttttaaattattaggattagttataaaagggatcccgGGTGGTTCCAAAAAAaacattccacaacattattccatacaaatttacattccatattccatgagcaactaatcccccattgttaaggttaggagctctgtctattgtatggattgataatattatttttctattttaactcatgttttgatttatatttcaataattgtttttgttctttattttatgaatttgggtggaacggaagtatgacccatgttctatttgagttcttgtataacttggaaaagctctttacttgaacaatagcttgaaaacatattatcttgaatttctaattgtttgtatttaacgggatacgtgacatataatcccttaatttttggataattaggattcttgtggcatataaactagaatttgatcatcaccctctaattggaattaattgaccaagaaattggcagttgatgaattttagaggagactaggaaggtctaaggaattagggtctagtcacaaatagtttgccatgaattaaatcttacatgattaaaattagttaataagaaaagtcaatccagaaaatagataactctgaagccttaactgctttttcaatattttattcctcacctattcacctgcctgtcttcaaactcttctttattatttaatgcttttgaactctcaattactattttctgtttgtctaactaagcctatcaaatactattgttgcttaatccatcaatcctcgtgggatcgacccttactcacgtaaggtattacttggtacgactcggtgcacttgccggtaagttagtgggttacaaataccgcaccaggtttttggctccgttgccggagattaattgtgattaacaactattagttgtttgattgtttagattagacgttttaattttaattttatttaaatattgttttattaatatttcaaaaaaaaatattttttttttattttttttactttttatattctattagttttattttatttttatctaaaataaataaataaataaataaaatttaaaattataataataataaaataaaataacactaaattttttttttaaatttaagtttggtgtttaatttttaattttatttgaatttttctgtttattttttcttttaaattttcgaatttttttagtatttttattttattattttacacaggttacctcacagggacttctttgcactctgacgtagagagtcccattttttccttgttttctgtttgtgtatgcgcaggaacagagataaagaacatctcttagactttgatcctgaacctgaaagaactttcaggcgacgtctacaacaagcaagactttgcaagactgcagaatccactatggcaaataataacgctaatgccaatgtggtaaatctgAATGGGGATCATCaacagaggagagtgcttggctcttattctgctcctactacagatctttatggaaagagcattgtggtgcctcctataactgcaaacaactttgagttgaagccacaattggtcaccttgGTACAACAAAATTGCCAATATCATGGTCTTCCTCACGAAGACCCgaatcaatttatatctgattttctatagatatgtgatactgtgaagacaaatggagttaacccagaggtgtacaaactcatgcttttcccgtttgctctgagggataaagcaaagctatggctagattcacaaccaaaggagagtctgaatacttgggacaaggttgttacagagtttctcactaaatttttcccaccaaagaagctgactaagcttaggttagaggttcagaccttcagacagaaggagggagaaacactttatgaagcctgggagagatacaagctattgactaggcaatgccctccggacatgttctccaaatggacccaactagatatcttctatgaaggcttgggtgagatgtccaagatgagcttagatacttctgcaggcagtttattgcacaagaagaagacaccagaggagactattgagctgattgaattggttgcaagcaaccaatatttatactcatctaacaggaatcctgtgaactctgagaccccccagaagagaggcgtgttggaagtagaagctgttaatgctcttcttgctcagaacaagctgatgtctcagcaaataaatttacttactcaacagatgggtggcatgcaagtctcagctatcaacacccaaaatccaccacaggaagtctcctatgacatggcaggtaactttatgcaaaatgataattatgattatgctcaaccctcttctgaacaggtgaattacatggggagtggtccgagaaatcccaacaatgatccatattccaagacatacaatcagaagtggagaaatcacccaaattttgggtggaaagatcaacctcagagacctcagaacttcaacaatagttctcattGCAGTTTTCAACAGAACAACTATAATAACCggcaatttcagtctcagcaacaacaaccacctcaacagacaaattctaaatcccaaaaagattctaattgggagatgatgagttTCATgcaagaaaccagagcctccattagaaacttggaggtgcaaatgggtcaaatgagcaagcaattacctgaaaggtcttcaaatacattccctggtgatacagtggtgaacccaagagaagattgcaaggctattcaattgagaagtggtaaggtagctggttctgagaccaaggtcaatgaagatctagttgaaaaagaaactctagaggagaagaaggaagaagtagagcacgcccctcctaagcgtgcagacaacctgTTTCctaactctcttgacacttatcccaccttaccaaaggcccctgaatacaagccaaaaatgccatatcctcagtggcttcagaaggcgtccaaagaaaagtaattctctaaatttttagatgtcttcaagaagctgcagatcaacattccttttgcagaggctctagagcaaatgcctctctacgctaaatttatgaaagagttgTTGACCCACAAAAGGAATTGGAAGGGGCAAGAAACCAttgtgttaaccaaggaatgcagtgctattattcaacacacccttcctgagaagatgccagacccaggaagctttgtcattccttgcaccattggagaagtcggcattcagagagctttatgtgatcttggagctagcatcaacctcatgccacttttagtgataaaaaagcttcaaattgaggaggtaaaacctacTCATATttttcttcaacttgctgatctttctattaaattacctgtggatGTGGTTAaagatttacttgttaaagtatgaccatttattttccctgttgattttgttatattagacatggaagaggaggtaaaaccctctattatacttggtagaccatttttagctacaggtaaaaccctctattatactgggattgatgtgcaaaagggtgaattaaccctgagggtcaatgaagaacaggtggtcctaaatgtttttgaagccctcaaacaccccaatgattctgaggggtgtatgaaaatagatgttattgaaccacttgttcaagaagtactcgAAACTGAGGTACTTAATGatgttctggatcctatttctgagtgtgaattagttgaagttgacgattcaccaccccaaaaggagctgACGAACACGCCAATCAAGGAGGAgaaagcccccaagcttgagctcaaacccttacccccttctctaaaatatgtgttcttgggtggaaatgattcatatccagtaattattagctcttccatgaagcctgaagaggaagaggcgcttgTTTCAATGCTCAAGAGCCAtcaaacagctcttgggtggaccattagtgacttgaaagggattagtccaaccaagtgtatgcacaagatcctccttgaagatgatgccaaaccagttgtgcaaccaaaaaggagactcaatccaactatgaaagaggtggtccaaaaagaggtaatgaagttATGAGAAGcatgtattatttaccctatttctgacagtccttgggtaagtcctgtgcaggtagttcccaagaaaggagggatgacagtgatcaagaatgaaaaaaatgagcttattcctacaagaacagtcacaggatggagaatgtgcatagattacaggaggctcaacactgctacaaggaaggatcatttccccctccctttcattgatcagatgcttgagaggttagctggttatgctttttattgttttctagatggatattctggatataatcaaattgtagtggaccctcaagatcaagagaagacagcattcacatgcccctttggagtatttgcctacaggagaatgctatttggactttgcaatgctccagcaacttttcagaggtgtatgctttcaattttttctgatatggttgaaaagtttattgagatatgtatggatgacttttctgtttttggtaattcttttgaatcatgccttaaacatttatctcttgtcttgaaacggtgtcaagaatcaaaccttgttttaaattgggaaaaatgccattttatggttacagaaggcattattcttggacaccggatttcaagtaagggaattaaggttgacagagcaaaggtggaggtaattgaaaaattaccaccaccaactaatgttaaggcaattaggagtttcttgggtcatgcaggattttataggagatttataaaggacttttctaaaattgctaaaccattgagcaacctgttNNNNNNNNNNNNNNNNNNNNNNNNNNNNNNNNNNNNNNNNNNNNNNNNNNNNNNNNNNNNNNNNNNNNNNNNNNNNNNNNNNNNNNNNNNNNNNNNNNNNNNNNNNNNNNNNNNNNNNNNNNNNNNNNNNNNNNNNNNNNNNNNNNNNNNNNNNNNNNNN
The DNA window shown above is from Arachis ipaensis cultivar K30076 chromosome B08, Araip1.1, whole genome shotgun sequence and carries:
- the LOC110265726 gene encoding uncharacterized protein At2g24330-like, translated to MPSSYELSLPCSCLMSSFRATLVAGGLSSSLLVAVSSGKKKERKRMGEENKVVGEGEKKKEESVGATAIVGDGEEEKNKKKKSKKQGLISRIWNGIFRRCSDDFEKKLQYISKEEAAVMARVNGRN
- the LOC107611460 gene encoding uncharacterized protein LOC107611460, which gives rise to MRATEGARATRAAAAATAENVTSSRERDGRDVFHRCRRRSCRKISSLTSATAIRWSSSSTGSRITVLVLIQIGASGIMIEVSEGGGGVKMERGRVKGEKSQENIALIALLHDV